The DNA sequence TCGACCGTCGCGGGCCGCAGCGGTGCCAGGGCGCTCAGGTCGAACTCGCCCGCCGAGTAGGAGAGTTCGCCGCGTCCTGGCGGGATGAGCCGGTAGGTGCCGACGACGGCGCCGGTCGTGGTCTCGGTGACGATGAGGTGGTCCGCGAGTTCGTCGAAGGCGTCGACGTCGTGCCCGGGCAGGGGCGTGTCGAGGGCGGCGCCCAGCTCCTCGCCGAACACCTGGAAGCGCAGGCGCTGGGCGGCGCGGATCTGCCCCTCGGAGTGGGCGATGGAGGGGACGTAGGCGGGGCGGCTTCCGGCGGCCGGAGCGGACGTGGACGGCAGCGGCGGAACGGGCGTCGCGGGAGTCGCGGGAGTCGCGGGAGTCAATGGTGTCGCGGGCATGACAGTACGTTCTCCGTTCGACGGGGAGCTTCGTTGAACTGCGACGGAGGGAACGGGCGGGCACCCACTCAGCACGGTGACCGCCCCGGCTGAACTGCGCACGAGGTCCGCACGGCGGATCGGGCCGACCCTCGTGAGCATCAGGTGAACGGCGGCGGCCTCTGTCCGCGCCCCGGCTTCCGCGAGCTGCCGGCGCCAGGGCCGAGGGGCACCGGGCACACGCCCCGTACCGGGCCGGGCGGACGCCCCGTACCGCGTCGGGTCGTTGTCCCGTACAAAGAGTCACGGACGCCCGAGGGAGGATGGAGCCCCGCCATGCCGCACCCCCTGCCCCTGACCGGCATCACCGTGCTCAGCCTTGAGCAAGCCGTGGCCGCGCCGTTCGCCACCCGTCAGCTCGCCGATCTCGGCGCACGTGTGATCAAGGTGGAGCGGCCGGGCGGCGGTGACTTCGCGCGCCGCTACGACACCACCGTGCACGGCCACGCCAGCTATTTCGTCTGGCTCAACCGCTCCAAGGAGTCGATCACCCTGGACGTGAAGTCCGCGGCCGGGCGGGAGGTGCTCGGCGAGCTCGTCGCCGGAGCGGACGTGTTCGTGCAGAACCTCGCGCCGGGCGCGGCCGCCAGGATCGGCCTGTCGGCCGAGGAGCTCCAGGCCCGCCACCCCGCCCTCGTCACCTGTGCGATCAGCGGCTACGGCACGTCCGGGCCCTGGGCCCACCGCAAGGCGTACGACCTGCTCGTGCAGTGCCAGACGGGGCTGCTCTCCCTCACCGGCACCCCGGAGGAGGCCGTGCGCGTCGGCATCTCGGTGGCCGACATCGCCGCCGGGATGTACGCGTACAGCGGCATCCTGTCGGCCCTGTACACGCGGGCGACGACCGGCCGCGCCCCGGCGGTCGAGGTGTCGCTCTTCGACGCGCTCGCGGAGTGGATGAGCCAGCCCGCGTACTACACCCGCTACGGCGGCACCCAGCCGCCGCGTGTCGGCGCCCGGCACGCGACGGTCGCGCCGTACGGCGTGTTCACCGCGCGCGACGGCACGGAGGTCCTGTTCTCGGTGCAGAACGAGCCGGAGTGGCGGGCGCTGTGCCGGGTGTTCCTCGGCCGCCCGGAGCTGGCGGGCGATCCGCGCTTCGCCACGGGCCCGGCCCGCGTCGCGCACCGCGAGGCGCTCGACGGGATCGTCGCGGCGCGGTTCGCCGCCCTCGACGGCGAGGAGGCGGTGGCCCTGCTCGACGCCGGCAACATCGCCCACGCGGGCGTCAACTCGGTCGCCGACTTCCTGGAGCACCCCGCGCTGACCGAGCGCGGGCGCTGGCGGGAGGTCGGACTCCCGGACGGCGCGCCCCCGATGCGGGCCCTGGTGCCGCCCGCCGGGCTCTCGGGGGTGCGCCCCCGCATGGACCCGGTCCCCGCGGCGGGCGAGCACACGGAGAAGATCCTGGCCGAGCTCGGACGCGGTCCTGACGACGTCGCCCGGCTGCGCGCCCGGGGCGCGCTCGGCGCGCCGGGCCCCGAGGGGGCGGGCGCATGAGCGCGCTCGAAGGGCTGCCGCCCGCCGAGCGCCTGGTCGTCACCACGGTGCGGGACTTCGTGGACCGGCGGGTCCGGCCCGTCGTCCGCGACCTGGAGCACGCCGACACGTATCCCGAGGCGCTCGTCGAGGAGATGAAGCGGCTCGGCGTGTTCGGGCTCGCGGTCCCGCAGGAGT is a window from the Streptomyces spectabilis genome containing:
- a CDS encoding CaiB/BaiF CoA transferase family protein produces the protein MPHPLPLTGITVLSLEQAVAAPFATRQLADLGARVIKVERPGGGDFARRYDTTVHGHASYFVWLNRSKESITLDVKSAAGREVLGELVAGADVFVQNLAPGAAARIGLSAEELQARHPALVTCAISGYGTSGPWAHRKAYDLLVQCQTGLLSLTGTPEEAVRVGISVADIAAGMYAYSGILSALYTRATTGRAPAVEVSLFDALAEWMSQPAYYTRYGGTQPPRVGARHATVAPYGVFTARDGTEVLFSVQNEPEWRALCRVFLGRPELAGDPRFATGPARVAHREALDGIVAARFAALDGEEAVALLDAGNIAHAGVNSVADFLEHPALTERGRWREVGLPDGAPPMRALVPPAGLSGVRPRMDPVPAAGEHTEKILAELGRGPDDVARLRARGALGAPGPEGAGA